The following nucleotide sequence is from Silurus meridionalis isolate SWU-2019-XX chromosome 5, ASM1480568v1, whole genome shotgun sequence.
CCCAGAGGCCAAATGAGATACTGCAGGGAAAAACAGCTCAgttaaacaaaatgtgaaatatttgtgCAAACATATTACCTACTTCTCTCACAAGGTTTTTATACACaaacttttgaaaataaatgaataaataaataataattaaaaatatatatatatatatatatacacctgtgagcccagcagtggcagcttggtggtggtgggatttgaacctgtgatcttctgatccaaagcccaatgccttaaacattttatatatatatatatatatatatgttatataaacTTGCACAAggatttttttatacacacaagcttttgaatatatatattctatttctttAAATGATTGTTTTAACACGATTGAAATCATAATGTCTCTATCAATATTCAGCGGTTacgacaacaaaaaaaaaaaatcatgtttacAATTTAACTTAATGTAGCACTAAATATTTGAAACGGTGTCTCCAAAACATACGATTTCTCAGTtcatgagaaaacaaacagaacataTCTATACTGACATCCTACAAGTAATTAAAAACTTTCACGAAAATTTCTTAGCAAAAATTGAGAGCAGTATTTGTAATACCTGCACACTAAACACAAACTAAGAAGTCTAAATCATTAAACATACTTAATGCAAATTTCATCAGAACTATTTTGACTTGTAATAAACAAcgtataataattaatgataatacctttaggttttttttttcgttgtaCAAACGGTAAACATTTCCATCAATAAAATATCTCTagttttcacctttttttttgttttcacccTTTTCCGCCATTTTTAATTAGCAGTTTACACATGCCTGTAGATCATTTACAGAACTGCCTaccttcatttcatttattctgGACGTGCATTATTTCCCACAATAATGCATTTACTATAAATcatgtcaaataaaaacaaaataataatcttgCGTGGTTTACAAAATATCACTATTATCTAAAGCAAGGCCTTGACTATTAGTACTACAGAATCCAAATAAGCTTTACAGCAGCGCCACCTATGGGTTTACAACAGCAAGACTGATCAGATGTCCACACACTAACCTCACAATGAATGGACACAATTTAAAGCTTTTCATACGCATTTTCCAATTCATTTCTGTTTTGCATTGATTTGCAATTGTTTGCATTGAAATCAGtttgagaaaatgaaaaaaaaaaatcctaaaaaaatcctaaatgaTTCATCCGTCTTCaataagcattttattttggaaaaaattaCCCCATATTTCAGTCCATCCCAAAGCACTTTAAGGGCAATCTGACAGACTGGCATTTAATGGAAAGAGAAAGGccttagtttaaaaaaaaaaaaaaaaaaaggcaaaagaattctgtgtgtctctgtgtttcaTAACCAGTAACCCATCAGTTTCTCATCCAGAGTCTGTTTCTGTATAACAACCAAGAACACTGGGATATGTTCAAGATCTGGCATAATACAGCTACtcaaaattaatgaataaatacaggaacaaatgatataaaatgcTCTAGAAGTCATTCAATtacatcagcattttcacataCTTTGATTGCATGGTAAGAGACCGCACTAGTCAAAGCTCGCAACTGCATCTGTAGTAATAAACttacaagaatatttaaaagacagacttttcaagaaaagctaaacAGTTAAAATCCAGCATTTGAACACCTCAAGGCAGTTGTTAAGATTTTTCATTAaccgtttacatttttttttttgctttttctttcccATAGAATTTGCACGAAAACACAACCTGCCTTCAATTcaaatctcaaaaaaaaaaaaaaaaacatttcctgagGTTAATAATGTTTCTACTAGAGATTTACATCAGACACTCTTAACCAGAGCAATTGAGagttcagggccttgctcaagggaaAAGCTGTGGCaggttggtggtgttgggatttaaacttgtcaTCTTCCAGACCAAAGGGCATttccttaactactgagctaccacctccacagGATGAGGTGATGATGGACATGGTGCAGTTGTGTCTGCAGTTAAAGAAATCTTGTTAAATTGTGTTcgttgggtttcttgctttcaTAATGGAATTAATTCTCACTGTATGATACATGAGTTTGATGCAGCGCTGTGCtatactgcgtttctgtataatattgatgttttatatatatatatatatatatatatatatatatatatatatatatatatatatatatatatatatatatatatggcataaTGTGTTATTgaggtaggacaccactaaaggcctaggtgtgaaatgcaccgCCCAGTCCAGGCTCCAGTCCACTAGGGGGCGCCTCTCTCCATAGAACTCTAAAACAGTGTACGAAGTAGAAAATGAAGGCGAGCAGGCAGAAATGAAGCGTATACGTCTTACATCAAAACACCGGTAATTTGTGTTGAGGCCGAGTGTGAAGCGGAGTTTATTTCATTTGGCTGGGTAAGACAAATTATATTGGTGTTCAGAAACCCTGTTTATTTTCATGCCGTTCGCTGAAAATGCCTGAAAGCTCTATTGAATCCCAAATGAATTTGCCGCGGAAGTGTAGTGTACTAAATCGTGCACTGTTTCTATGGTTTGTAGTGCACTAATATAGAGAGCAGTGAGCTGTTTGGGATGAAGCcctagtcagtcagtcagttagTTAGCAAGCTTGGCTACAGTTCCTAGCCATATTTAGACCTAGTTTAATTCGCCAGGTAGATTTTCCCCttgaaataaaaactaaaatattgtAATTCGAATATTATACAAGAGGATAAGAAATTAGTTTGTTAGTTGGTCAGCAAAACTCATTTTTAGTCAGTTTTCACTCATTGGTTTGCTACTTGCTTTGGTATAGTTCCTAATTAAATACACGACGATTAACTATTTTATTAGTTACGTCAAGAAACTTGTCAGCCTTCATCAATTGCATTAGACTGCACTAGATCACATATTATTTGGCTGATGGACCCTGGatcacaaagggttaagggctttgctcataAGCCCAACAGTGACATATTGGTGATACCTGGGTTTTGAAGCACCGACCTcgcgatcagtaacccagagccattcatatttattataaatgtcacATATGGGTTGACAAACACCATTACATTACTCCTCTTCACTAGATCTAAGGGGCTCATAAAcatctttcagcatgacaatgcataCATTGTAAAGTAAAGCAATGTTTTTGAAGGTtggtcctgacctcaacccaactgaaTACTTAGAAGTTGACTTGTATTAtagactgaaccccaggccttttCATCTGACATCAGTGCCACATCTCACTAATGGTCACAAATCAACACAAATCCCCCACAACGACGCTCCAAAAGAGCTCTTTCTATAAGAGTAGAGGTTAGAGCTGCTGCTAACGATTATTTATTAATCGAGTAATCAATGAATCGAGTAATCGgaaagaagtactttttctttattaaagagcaatactaattaagagagaaaataaatcagGCCTCTTAAAATGATCAAGtaatttggttttctttttagaaacgTACATTTTCTTTGTTGAAATTGCCTACAAAATCTATCGGCCTCAAAATGTTGgtaatttagtgcatttaattgccatattacagcAGAAAACAAATACAGTGCGTTCAAAATGTGCAAATGCCACGTAGAGCAGGTTATGGGGAACGTTTCGTTTAATGAAACTCCTAATTATTTTCactcttattatttattctgatactatttatttattaatctcgCACAGTGTTATGTGGttaaaatgactttaaaaacgGTAACCACACTGTAcgttgttttctttatgttttagtttgaaatgatcccaaattttggaaactttctgcTGTTCTCTTTTGGCTTGAATCTTCTCTTCTCCCCTGGCTATTTTCTCCCTGTTCCCTGATTTTTATCATGAAATTATTCGAATTACTTAAAAAATCATTACAGCCCTTCAGCAGACAGGGGCTAAATCTAGATTGGGATGTTGGACAAGCACATATTGGTGTGATGGTTGCGTGTAGAGGTCGACCGTTATGGTTTTTCTCTGGCCAAtgccgatatttagaaatcacGGGAGCCGATGACTGATATGTAATGCTGATTTTGATTGGGCGTAATATTTgaccgttttatttattttgtcctcCCCTCcatctcataaaatctaacagttaattaataagatgtgatacataaaattgcttcagttaaacatttattgaacagcACAAAgctctccaatcagtgcacttgttagCAGGTTTTGGTCCCCATGTCTACCTGTCGCCTAAACCACAGCTGGTTGAAGGATCgctaatcttcttcttcttcttcttcttcttcttcttcttttggcttctcccattaggggttgccacagcagatcatccatctccatacgcgtctgtcctctacatctgcctctttcagcccaactacctgcatgtcttccctcaccacatccataaacctcctccttggtcttcctcttttcctccttcctggtggctccatcctcagcattctcctaccgatataccccatgtccctcctctgaacatgtccaaaccatctcaatcttgcctccctcgtttacctccaaaacgtcctacatgcgctgtccctctaataaactcgtaaGGATCGCTAATAATAAAGTTCCAAAAACGTTACTCGTTACTTCTTTTACTCGTTACTCGTTTATATAAATCATTTAGCTAAAGGAAGCCCGGTTAAGAGATTGGTAACATTGGTATATAgattggtatatatatatatatatatatatatatatatatatatatatatatatatatatatatatatatatatatatatatagagttacTGGAccttatttaaatttaatggaATGACCCTGGTATAGAGTGTATTTTATGTGCACTTGTATAGAATATATGGATTAGGCAGTTTTATTGTAAGGAGGAAACAACTAGtgcttctttaaaataaaatatcctGACTATTGTGTCTTCATATTCTGATTTAGGACTGAGCTTGCAGTTCTTGATGAGCATGTCTCTCGCACAGAGAGTGCTCCTCACCTGGATCTTCAGCCTCGTCTTCCTCATCATGCTGGTCCTCAAGTTGGATGATAAAATTCATTGGAACTGGTTCCTGGTCTTTCTTCCCATCTGGACCTTCGACACCATTCTCCTGCTCATGCTCATTGTGAAAATGGCCGGCCGCTGTAAGCCAGGGTTCGACCCACGCAACGCAGCTGACAACCTGAAGAAGCGAGTTTGGTACCTGGTAGCCATTTTGTTAAAGCTGGCCTTTAGTCTGTTGCTGTGTGCAAGGCTGGAGCGTCTGACTGATATCTGGCTGAGTTTCATTTGTATTCCTCTGTGGGCTCTTCTTATCGGAGCCATGGTGGAGCTCGGCTACAATGTCTTCCACTTCTGAAGAGGCTGAGCGGGAAGACACTGATTGACTTGGGAGAAAGTTGTAAATATGTTTTGTGCATTAATTTACAAGTGTCCATGTGGATTTGAATAGCAACACATTTAAGAATCTGCTGCCTAAAAGCGGGAATGTCTGTACATAAAGAGTAATTGAGAGTGGATGCATTGATGATTGCTGATGGTTTATGTTGTGGGTATCAGGTAGCAGGTACTACATTCGcctacattttgtttgtttgtttgttttttttattttgtgtctcCTTGAATTACACTAATTTCTTTTATGCCAAATGCAGGCAAACTCCCAGAACCTATTGTAGTTTCTGGGGTGTGTTAATTTTGCACTGGATTTATTAGTTAACGATGCTATCAAATAAGGAAACTTTATAGCTACCATTAGCAATGTTCACGATATGATTAAAATATCACACAATCCCCTAAAATGTCAATGTTTTTCACAGCAGCAGGTTTTATACACAAAACTTTTCAATCAAAATGGAATTGTAGTATTTTATCATCTGAAAGATTAAATTCTACCTTCCGATATGCGGAACGAAAGACTATAAACCTGCCTTTTTACATAAGTTACTATTAGGGCTACATGAAAAAACAAGCAGTCTTTAAAAATAGAATGTCCTGAATGAATATATCTGAGATAACAGGaaaaattgtttgttttatttttggctgTTCCCTGAAAGTGTGTGGAGATTTATCCATGCACACATCTTGTTTTACTGagtattatatttttacacttgTTTACTTTAAATCCTCACATCCACACTGCTAAAAAGTGTTCAACTGATGTTCTTCGTcaacaatataaaatgttcaCACCTTAGCAGAAGCATATTGCTTGTTATTTTAGTGCACATCTTATGTAAAGCACCACCATTATCTGAGTTATCATTAATGAAATTGATTTAATAATGAACAGCAAATTATAATTTTCCCCGCACTATACTGTAGATAGAAGAAATATTGTGGAACATTGAAAGgaaaattattttctgttacTTGTTTAATTGCAGCTATTAAGCAGTCATTCCCTCAGCCTCGCTTTTTATCCTGCGAAAAACACAATAAGCATATTTGTCATATTCCTAAGATGTTCTCTGTACTACTTCTATGTTACAAACTCTGACGTTGGTGACTCTCAAAATGTTGATAATTACATGttgaataaacattaaataatttatgtttatgttggtttattccacatttatgaAAAGTGTTACTTAGGCTTGAACTTGGGGTTAGCCCATGTAGAAATCCCTCAAACGTGTAGTTTTGATTAACTATGATTAATCTTATTGATTTGTTGCCAAATGACCGAATGTAATGAGGCAGAATCAATTAAAACTATGTAAACCAATCAtttaaggggccttgctcaggagtGCAGTGGTTCTTTTCTGATGCATTTTCCATCAATAGTATAGAGTATTGTTTCTTTCTGAATTTTCTAGAACTTCCtggccttctgatcagtagtGCAAAGCatgctatttttaaaaaactgcTTGTCTGATGTAGAATGTTTGTTGCCATTTAAGCAAATCCAGTTATTTTACATGATGGACAATCAACAAGTAAGCATACTGTGTTTAAAGATTCAGTGTCTTTCATCTTGCTGGATATCTTTCCCTATTACTGTGTTTATATGATGTGTGATGaacataaattttttattttttttttttttttttttactcaaagcaagaagtaaaatgtaaaaaattgtgTTCCACCGTTAACTGGTAGGAATTGGTAAAAGCAGTCTGTTTTTCTCCTTTGTTGACTTTTTGACACTTTCTTGGCGaatgattatttattcattccaaAGACCAAGTGTGGAAACTTTTTCCAGCGCACTGGTTAgctgtgtgaaaaaaaagaagtgtctACTTTGATTGAGTAATATGGGCTGAACTTTACACTTGTGCTTGGCTAAAAGACAAATAATTGAGGCcgtttttttgtgtgatgttGCATTGCATTTAACTGGAATTTTGTTTACTCAGTACCTTTCATCCAGTGAAGACATATTATGTGTCTTGCTTAGGTTGATTGGGTTCTGGCATTATACTAGTACCTAGAATATCTATCATGAACGTTTTCCctattctataaataaaattaatatgatCTTTTCTCATAGAAAATATAGTTTAAATAagttttattcctgtttctgtAAAAACCTGGAACTATGTATACTATAGAGGGTTAGCTAATTTTTCATCATTACAGGCTTTTAGCTTTATTTGAGACATGGGTGGACATTTGATGCTCTCCAGACATTTTGCTGTAGTCAAGTGCTAACATTAACATTCCACTCAGGCCGTTTGGTTTAAAGTAGTTTAGGCGAAATGTGTAAACGCTTGTTTCTTTAGTTCTGTTTCATGTGTTCTGCATTGTAGGTACTGTGAGAAGTTTTGAAACCCAGAGTTaagttttattttagtttgacTTTCACATAATTTTGAGCATAAATGAATCTAGATTTTCCATTCTTATTCATTTATGGCAACAACGTTATTCTTAAGATTGACATTCTTTGCAATactttgaatatacagtatactatcTTCTTTAGATTGTTTTAAGTCTTATAGGTTAGCAAGTTGGAGTGGATTGCACACTCCATATGTTTGGTTGATTAAGATCTGTGGAATTAAAAGGCCAAGTGAATTTTTTAACTCTTTGCTGTGTTCCTCAAACAATTCCTGAACATTTTTTGCTGTGTGGCAGGGCACAACATCTAACAGTCCACTGGCATTAGTGAACATGTTGCCATGAAGAGGTGCACTTGGTCTGCTCCCATGTTTAAGTAGGTGGTACGTGTCAAAGTAAGATCCTTATGAATTCCAGGGTCAAAGGTTTACCAGCAGAAAATAGTGCTCAGAGAATCACACTGCTTCTGCCAGCCTGCCTTCTTCCCATAGTGGATTACGTTGAAATGTCTTCCCAAGCTAAGTGACATACCTGCACCATAAACATAATCAGCATGGGCACTAATCGATCTTAAGCTTAACAGTCCCCATACACAGCAACGCTTGTGTTTTGACACCTTCTATCAAAGCCAGCATTGACTTTTTGTGCTATATTTGCTCTTCTGTGGGATTTGGACTAGAAGAgcttgaccaaaaaaaaaaaaaactataattaaaatctaatctaaataaaGTATACCATATCcgaattattataaaatatctaCATTTTGGTAAACTGAAACA
It contains:
- the tmem60 gene encoding transmembrane protein 60 codes for the protein MSMSLAQRVLLTWIFSLVFLIMLVLKLDDKIHWNWFLVFLPIWTFDTILLLMLIVKMAGRCKPGFDPRNAADNLKKRVWYLVAILLKLAFSLLLCARLERLTDIWLSFICIPLWALLIGAMVELGYNVFHF